Sequence from the Candidatus Binatia bacterium genome:
CCGCTCGATCTTGGCCGGTACGCTCGCAAGTGGACCCTCTGGCAAGACGGCCCGGCCTTCGTGCAACTCGACGCGTTCGCCGACTATCCGCAGGACCTCGCCATTCCGGCGGCCCTTCTGCGGGCCTACGAGCGCGTACCGTCCGAGGCGTTCGCGATGTACGGCTCGCGTCATTTCCTTGATTATCGCGCTCTGCTGACGCTCAGCGACGCGGTCGGATCGCAAGGGATCGAGCATCATCAGTCGAGCGACGACCGCGCCGCCAACGACTTTCTCACCAATCCGCAAGCCTCGCTCGACGACGGCGATCTGATCACGCACGAGTTCTCGCACTCCTGGAACGGAAAGTATCGCCGCCCCGCCGACCTCACGACGAAGAACTTCCAGATCCCCCAGATCACCGATCTGCTTTGGGTCTACGAAGGCATGAATCAATACCTCGGCGATCTGCTCTCGTTCCGATCCGGCATTCGCGAGCCGAAGCTCTTCCCCGAATATCTCGCGAGCGTCTACGCACAGCTCGATTACGAGACCGGGCGGAGCACGACGCCGATCATCGATCTCACGACCGGCGCGCCGTACTACTACGTGGCGCGCGGCGACTACCCCGCGATTCGGCGCGGCTCGGGCGACTTCTACTCCGAGGGCGAGATGGTCTGGCTCGACGTCGACACGATCATTCGCGAGCGCTCGCATGGAGCGCGGTCGCTCGACACGTTCCTTCACCGATTCACCGAGCCCTCGACGACCGGCCCGATGGTCGTGACGTACACGCGCGCCGACGTCGAGAACCTCTTGAACGAGGTCGAGCCGTACGATTGGCACGCCTTCTTCGAGGAGCACGTCTACCATCCGCAGATGCACCCGCCGAACGACGAGTTGGCGCGCGCGGGCTGGCGGCTGGTCTACAACGAGACGGCGAACCCGTTCGTCGACGGCCACGGCGCCGAACGCACGATCACCGGCTGGTACGAGTTCGGCGCCAACTTCGACGGCGACGGCGACGTGAGAGACGTGCGCGAGAACTCCGCTGCGTGGCGCGCCGGGCTCGCTCCCGGGATGCGCGTGCTCGCCGTCGACGGCCAGCAGTTCTCGAGCGAGTCGCTCGACTACGCAATAAAGCGCGCGGCCCGTTCGAGCGAGCCGATCTCGCTCATAACGACCCAGACCGGATGGTACCAAACGCTCTCGCTCGACTACCACGACGGAACGCGCTATCCGCATCTCGAGCGGATATCCGGAACGCCGGATATGCTGGCCGAGATCGCCGCCCCTCACGCAAAGTAAGACCGTAAAGGAGGCTACTCGGGAATGTTTCCATCGCGAATCGCAATCGCGCTCGTTGCCTGCGCCGCGATCGCCGGCGTCGCGTCCGCCGCGACGACTCCGACGATCGTCACGCCGTCCACTGCAGCGTGGAAACCCATGCCCGGCTTCGGGCCTGCATCATTCTGATGGCCAAGGATGCGGTCGTCATCGAGCTCAGCGGCATCGGTCCGGATAGCACGACCTTCATCAAGTAAGATGCGGGGGCGACACTGCAGGGCGCCGCTCCTCGCGGCTGCGGTTGCGATTGCCGGCTGCACCGCGACGCGGGGCGCGATCCCGCCCGCGACAACGAACGTCGCGACGACGGCGCGCGCCGCTCTCGCAGGCCACGCCATCATTGGGTTCAGCGTGGATACGCCGAAGCGCGCCGCCACGGCCGCCGGCCAAGGCATCACCGCGACGATCCTCTACGACGGCTCGCCCGCGCCGGGAAGCGCGCTGCAGACCGCGCTCGAGCAACACGGGATCTCGGTCGTCGACGGCGCCGTCTCCGGCATTCTCTTCTATTGGGAGTGCCACCGAACGCACACGATCAAACCGCCGCCGAGCAGCTACGCCTACAACCCATACTGCCGTACCGACGAGAATCCGCGGATCGATTCGCAGGCGGTGGTGTTGCGCGACGTCGGAAAGATCCTCGACCGCGACGCGAAGCGGACGTACGTCACCGGATATTGGGTGCTCGACGACTGGGCGTGGTGGGATAACGGAAGCGCGCGCGAACTGTTGCGCAAAGTCCACGCGCTGATCGCGGAAAAGACGCCGGGTCTGCCCGCGATCTGCGGCTTCGGCGCCGGCATCGCGAAGGCGGGAAAGGTTCATTGGGATCCCGGCACCGCCGAGAACTACTCCAACGGCGGCTGCGATATCGTCGGTTGGTATAACTACTCGCCGTTCGGACGACGCGAACCGTCGAAGGGTAAGCGCCTCGATTGGACGATGCAGGCGCTGCTCCCCGCGATGGCGCGCAGCCTGGAACGGCGCGGATGGCGGATCGCGAAGACGCCGCTCTACGGCATCGGTCAGGCGTGGGGCGGTTCCTACGAGCGGCGCTACTATCAGCCGGGGTTGACTCGGGGCGAGATGCACGAACAGGCGAAAGCGTTCTGCGATTTCGGCGCGACCTACATCGGATGGTACGCGTGGGACGATAGCGGCTTCGAGTCGCGTACCGAGACGCCGAATGACTCGCCGGCAATAACGGCGGGCATCGCCGACGGCATAACTGCCTGCAAGAGCGTCTGGAACGTCTAGGCGACCTCGTGCATCTTTAGAGCGCTCGGTTTGTGGAAGGCGCCGGGCGCGTGCTTAGCGGCGCTCCGGCCGACCTCGTCGTTCAGTCTTTAATCGCTTCCTCACGACACGTTGAAGGCACGGCACGGCCTCGTCGCAAGAACGTGCAATGGCATACATTCGTTGGTTTGCGGTCGCGGCGCTGCTCGCCGTTGCCGCGTGCAGCAGTTCTTCGAGCACGCCCAACTCGGGCGCGAACGCGAGCTCGACGACGATCACGGTGACGACCTCGAAAGGTTCGCCGATCTCGCAGATTCAGGTAACGCTTTCGACCGGAATTCTCGACGGAGAGGGCACGGGCGTCATCACGGCCGAGCCGACAAACGGCAGCGGACAGGTCACGTTCTCGAACCTGCCCGCATCGGGACAACTCTGCGTTTCAACGTCAACGACTGACGGCGGGCATCTCTACCGCGCGTACCACTGCACGCAGCCGTTTCCGGCGGCATACACGCTGAAGTTCAGCTCCAAGATGCCCGGCAGCTAGCACGTCGCGTTATCCGGCTTGTCGAAGGGCACGGCGAGGATGAGCGGGCGGTTGCAAGGTTGAAGGCATGCCCCGAGGCCCCTAGATCGGTTTGGCCTCGATCGAGGTGTATGGACTTCCGGCTCGTCATCTTGATACCACTTGGAATTATCCTAGCCGGCGTGCTGGGCAGCCGCCTGATGGGGCCGCTCGTGCCGGGCTTCAGTGCGCGCTGGTGGAGACTCGACTCGTCGCTGCGCACGCTCTTGACCGCGCTGGCATGGGCGGCCCTGCTCGTGCCGCCGGCCGCGATCTTCATACTCGGCAAAGTGTGGGGAATCGGCGTGCCGTTCCATCTGATGCTGGGCATCGCGCTTGCGGGCGTCGTGATGCTAATCCTGATCGCCCGCGCGACTGAAGAGACCGACTAAGCGCGCATCGCGATGCCCGTGACAGTTTACTCCGGCGGCGGCTCCCAAATTTCGACCGCGTTTCCTTCGGGGTCGTGCACGCGCGCAAAGCGCCCGGTCTCCGGCGCGTCCCAACTCGCATCGGTCAGCACCTCGATGCCCGCCTGCCGAAGCTGCGGGAGCAGCGCGTCAATATCGTCGACTCGGATATTGATCATGAACTGTTTGTCGCCGGCGAAATAATCCGTATCGGCGGCGAACGGCATGAAGACCGTGGGCCCCGCCTGCTGATTCCAAACGGCTTCGTCCGGCGCGGTTATGCCGAAATGCGTCCGATACCAGGCGCCCAGCGCTTCCGGATCGCGCGCCCTAAAGAAGAATCCGCCGATGCCCGTTACCGCCATCACTCGCCTCCCAGCGGCGCGAACGCGCCGGCTCCAAATGTGCTAAGAACCGCCGTCGCGTCCGGCCCGGGCTCTCCGTAGACCTCGAAGGAACCAACGTCCGCCACGGCCAGCGCTTGCGGAACCAACTCGGTTACCACGGGGCCCGAGAGGTGCGCGAACGCGGCGGAGGCATCCCGGTACTCCTCGTAGAGCCTGGCGCGCTTCTTGTCGGCGGATACGAAGAACTCGTACGCCACCGCGCCTTCCTCTTGCGACGTCCCCTCGGCCATGGCGCGCGCGATGGCTTCAAACGCATCGTACTTGCCTTCATGGATATTGATGCCGACGACAAAGCGCACCGTCTTTTTCAATCGATAACCTCCAGAGAGTCGGTCGGATTACTTTTTCGCGGCGACCACTCCGAGCGGGAAGTCGAAGTCGCCCGTGAAGTTCGCAATCGGCGAACCGCCGGCCGGGTACTTGAAAACCTCGCCGCCGTTGGTTCCCGCATCGCCGCAATAGACGAGACCCTTAACGATCCAGGTCTGCGCGCAGTCGCTGGAGCCCGAGAATGTAACGGTGCCTCTCAGCGTCGCGTGGGTTCCGCTGACCGTGTACTGATACATCTCGTTCGTGATTTGGTCGAACACCGTGAGATACGTGCCGTCCCACTGTACGGATCCCGGGAACTGCACGACGTTGCTCGTTTTAATCGTGACGAACTTGCTGCTGCCCGCCGGCAGTTCGACGAGCGCGAATCCGGAGCGGTCGCCGGTAAAGCCGTCGGCGAAGAGATTGCCCTGGGCGTCGTACCCGTTGAAGAACTCTTCGTCGAGCGGCGTCGCATAGGCTTGCGGCGTGCCGGTCGCGTTCTTGAAGATAATGACGTAACCGCCACCCTTCCCCGACGCGTACAAGATCCCGACTGCAAGATCGCCGCTGCTATTCATCGCGCAGCTCGATGGGAACGAGTAGGAGGTCGAGAGCGTCTTGATCGGCGTGTCGGGAACCTTGTATTCCGTGATCTGGGTAGGCCCGCCGATGTTCCAGAAGATCTTCTTCCCGTAGCCATAGAGCACGTTCGTGCACCCCTGGCCGCCGTCGCCGTTGATCGAACCGATCTGCGAGGTGCTCTTCGGATAGTCGAAGATGCTGGCGTACGTTTCGTAGTCGTTAAAGACGTACTCGTACGTCTTCTTCCCGTGCTGGTCGGGGACGAGGGACGCGAACCGGGGCAAGGGGCTCA
This genomic interval carries:
- a CDS encoding antibiotic biosynthesis monooxygenase, which encodes MKKTVRFVVGINIHEGKYDAFEAIARAMAEGTSQEEGAVAYEFFVSADKKRARLYEEYRDASAAFAHLSGPVVTELVPQALAVADVGSFEVYGEPGPDATAVLSTFGAGAFAPLGGE
- a CDS encoding M61 family peptidase, yielding MILFVLLAPCAARAATATLVLDASRAADGIMKVSERIPAAAGEFTVVYPKWIPGEHGPTGPLNDLAALRISAGGADLDWRRDAVDLYAFHVTVPPGAHAIDAQFDVLMNAPGDVMSSHSLAIVNWNRALLYQDGIDSREYFVKPSIVLPPGWEYATALRGATRNGDRVDFAVTSLEMLVDSPLDLGRYARKWTLWQDGPAFVQLDAFADYPQDLAIPAALLRAYERVPSEAFAMYGSRHFLDYRALLTLSDAVGSQGIEHHQSSDDRAANDFLTNPQASLDDGDLITHEFSHSWNGKYRRPADLTTKNFQIPQITDLLWVYEGMNQYLGDLLSFRSGIREPKLFPEYLASVYAQLDYETGRSTTPIIDLTTGAPYYYVARGDYPAIRRGSGDFYSEGEMVWLDVDTIIRERSHGARSLDTFLHRFTEPSTTGPMVVTYTRADVENLLNEVEPYDWHAFFEEHVYHPQMHPPNDELARAGWRLVYNETANPFVDGHGAERTITGWYEFGANFDGDGDVRDVRENSAAWRAGLAPGMRVLAVDGQQFSSESLDYAIKRAARSSEPISLITTQTGWYQTLSLDYHDGTRYPHLERISGTPDMLAEIAAPHAK
- a CDS encoding VOC family protein, whose translation is MAVTGIGGFFFRARDPEALGAWYRTHFGITAPDEAVWNQQAGPTVFMPFAADTDYFAGDKQFMINIRVDDIDALLPQLRQAGIEVLTDASWDAPETGRFARVHDPEGNAVEIWEPPPE